The uncultured Desulfatiglans sp. DNA window CTGATCTCCTGCGTCATGAAGATCAGGTATGAGACGGCGAAGCAGATAAGCGTGATCGCGATCAGGACCGTGACGTGGGGAAAGACTACGAGAAGGCTCTGGCCGAGCGGCAGCGGGTTCTGAAAGCGGGAGAGCGAGAGCTGCTCCATGTAGCCGAGGAGAACCATTTTACGGGTCGTCTTGCGCATCGGGTCGATGACGGTCCCGGCGGCATCCGTGTACAGGACCATCGGGGAAGTCAGGGTGAAGAGCTCCTTGATCCGGGCATGCCGCATCGTCGCCTCTGCATCCTGACCCTGCGGGCCCTCGATAGGCGCGGCGACGCCCGCCGCCACGTCCGCTCCAAGGGAGATGAAGAAGGACAGGAAGATCCAGAGGGCCACCGATGCCATGGCGGAGGTGGCGATGCCTTTGAAGAGAATTGAAAAGAGGATCGCAAGGCCTAGCCAGAACGCGACGTAAAAGAGGCTCAACATCAGGAAGACGGCCAGGCGGAGGATCTCCTCGACCCCCGGGACGATGCCGAGCAGGGTGATCCCGAACCCCGAGATGATGAGGACGATGCTGAGGAGCATGACGCCGATCACGGTGACCCCCGCCAGGAACTTGCCATTGATCACGGCATCGCGGTAGATCGGCTGGCTCAGCACCTTGATGAGGGTTCCCTGGGCGCGCTCGCGGTTGATGGCGTCGAAACCCAGCACGAGCCCGATCAGCGGACCGAAGAAGGCCACGAACTGAAGCATGGAAAAAAGCGCCCCGGGGGTGTTGAAAAGCATCAGGAAGACGAACTTGGGCCGTGCGATGCCCTCCAGGTTCTCCCTGAGGGTGACCCCGGCCATGTAGCTGGTGATGAAGCTGACCATCGCGATCAGGGCAAAGAGGATCACGAAGCGGTAGCTGCTGAAGTGGTCGCTCAACTCCTTGCGGTAAACCGCCCAAAGCCCCTGCATAGCTCACCCCTCCTGAAAGTACTTGAGGTAGATCTCTTCAAGGGAATACCGGCTGCCGCCAAGTCCGAAGGTCTGCTCGGCCAAAGCGTCGATGGGGCCCGAGGCTACCATGCCGCCTTCGATCATGATCCCGACGCGGTGCGAGATCCTCTGGACCTGGTGGAGATTGTGGGAGGACAGAAGCACGGTCATGTTCCTTTCGCGGTTCAGGGCTTCGATCAATCCGATCAGGCGGGCCGCCCCGTCGGGGTCGAGCCCCAGGGTCGGTTCATCCAGGAGGAGCACCTTCGGCTCTTTCAGGAGGACTTCGGCGATCCCCAGGCGTTGACGCATCCCGCGCGAGAAGAAACCGACCTTTTTCCGGGCGGCGTCGGCCAGACCCACCTGCTCCAGCAGTCCGGGAACCAAGCGGGCAGAGTCGGCAGGGGATCTTCCGTTGAGGGCGGCGATGTAGGCCAGGCTTTCGACGGCGTCCAGATCCCCGTAAAATCCCACGTTTTCAGGAAGGTAGCCCACCAGTTGCTTGACCGCGCGGGCCCGCCGGACAGGGTCGAGCCCGCAGACCTCGACCGTGCCGGCCGTGGGCACGGTCAGGCCGAGCAGCATGAGGAGCGTGGTCGTCTTCCCGGCGCCGTTGGGGCCGAGGAAGCCGAAGATCTCGCCTTCGCGCACCTCCAGGCTCAGTGAGCGGACCGCTTCGTACCCGCCGTAGCGTTTAGTGAGCCCTTCGGTCCGGATGATCGGTCGCCCTTCCATCTCAGCGTCTTCCCAGGCGGATGAACAGGAAAACCAGGCCTGCCAGGACCACGATGATCAGCCCGATTCCGACCCAGCCCCAGACCACGGAGGCCTTGACGGTCACCCTCAGTTCGAGGTTTTTCGAGAGTTTTCCCGCCTCGGCGCTCAGCGCGAGCGAGTAGTCTCCGACCAGGGCATCGGCGCCGGGTGTGATCGTGGCCTCTACCTGCTTGAGTTCGTCAGGGGCCAGAATCTCGATCTGCCCGGGTTCGAACTCGACGGTCCAGTTCTCGGGTTTGAAGGAAAGGAAGTGGATGTCCTGGAGCGGGGCGGAGCCGCTGTTGCGGACATAGAAGGAGAGGTTTGCGGATTTGCCCTTGACGGCGCTGAGGGAGAGCAGTTCGTTGGTGGTGGCCATTTCCAGCCGGTAGGTGCCGGTCAGGATCACGGTCAGCTGGGTCTCGGCCTGGGCCCCCGGGGCCTTCACCCGGACCAGGATCGGGTACTCCCCCGGTGTGGCCTGAGGCGCAGGTTCGACCTCCACGGCCACGCTCTGGCTCTGGCGCGCCTTCAGGCGCAGGCTCGAGATGAATTTGTCCTCATAGGCCGGCTTGAAGTTGACCTCCCAGTTTTCGGGGGCCTGCGCAGTGAGGCTGAAAACGGCATCCTCTTCGAGCCGGCTTTCCACCTCGACCGAAAACTCGAACCGGCCATCGGTCGGCCCCCTGAGCACAGGATAGGCGGTTTGAAGAGCGGCCCCTTCGGTCTTGCGCTCCGTCTTTTCCCCCTCGACGCTCACCCGCAGCTCGGCGGTCGAGCGGAGGGCGCCATCGGAGCTCCGTCCCTCGACGGTAAAGGTGTATTCCCCTGGTGGCAGCGTCTCATCCTGCTCGAGCTCGAGGGTGACGGTCTTGGAGGAATCGGACTTCACGAAGACCCCTCTGACCCCGAAACGGTATGTCTTGAGCTGCGCCGTCCAACCGTCCGGCGGGGGCTGGACCGTCAGTTCGACGGCTTCGTCCTTGCGGCCGCCGTTCGCGACGATGAGGTCCAGGCTCAAATCTTCCCCCCGGGGGATGACGATACCGGGGTACTCGACCGCCACCGATATCTTCCGCTCAGGAAGGTCTTGCTTCTCCTCGGCGGGAGCGGGGGCCCCCGCGAAGCAGATCAGGGAGAGCAGCATTCCTGTCAAGGCCCAACCCAAACGCCGGTTCCGTCTTCCTTCCATGCACCCAGACCTCCTTTACTCGGTTTCCGATTTGGCGTGTTTCTCGAGGGTTTCCAGAGGGTAACCCGCCTTGCGGTAATCGTCGATCGCCCGCATCTTGAGGGCATCGTCCCCAGCCTTCGCCGCATGGGTGTCGGCGAGCTCCGCCGCGTGGCTCCAGAGTCCCTGCTGTTCGTACTCCTTGATGCGTGTTTCGACCTCGCCGCGGCCCTCGTCAGGCTCGACAACGGACGCCCGGCATCGCGAAACCAGTTTCCGCACCGGGGCGCCGCACGCCGGGCAGCGCTCGAGAGGGGGGTCCTTCATGGACTGCAGGACCTCGAATGCGCGGCGGCAGCGGGCGCAGGCACGCTCGAGATCACAGGCTTCGTATTCATAGATGGGCATTGCCGATTCCCCGGGTTGTCAATAGACCGTTACGCTTCGAACTCCTCAACGTATAATGTATAAAAAAAGCGGCGATTGTAAAGCCCTTCGAAGGCGCTTCAGCCATCATTCGCCCGTAAAAACAGGGGTGCGCTTCTCGGCGAAGGCGGCGATGCCTTCGGCGATGTCACGGCGTTTGAGCGAGGCGTGAAAGAGGGACTGCAGGGCCTGCTCTTCAGCGCGACCCAAGGTTGCACCGCCCGCGATGGTCCGCAGCACCCGCTTCGTACCCGCGAGGGAAAAAGGGGCGTTTCGGGCGATGCGCCGCGCGAGGTCATAGGTGAAGGCCTCGAACCCCTCGTCGGGGATTACGTGATGGACGAGCCCCATCTGCAGGCAGGCCCGGCTGTCGAAGGTGTCCGCAGTCAGGAATAGCTCGAGTGCCCGGGCGAGGCCGAGGACCGCCGCAAAACGGCGGTACCCCGGATAAGGATAGACGAGGCCGAGTCTGGCCGGGGGCATCCCCATGCGGGTGCGCGCCGCCGCGATCCGGATGTCGCAGGCCATGGCCAGTTCGCACCCGCCCCCGAAGGCATCGCCGTTCAGCATGGCGATGACCGGGCGGGGAAATTGTTCGATGGCCTGAAGGGTTTTTTCGAGCGGAAGGGTCTCACCGGCATCGGCACCGGTAAGGTCCTGCTCGACATGCCTGAGGGCCTCGATATTGTAGCCGGAGGAAAAGGCCCGTTCTCCTGCCCCGCGCAGCACCAGGACCCGGACGGCGGGGTCCTCCGTAAGCCCGGCAAGGGCCTCCTCGGTGGCGTTCAGACATTCGAGCGTCAGAAAATTGCGCTTCGAAGGCAGGTTGATGCACAGGGTGACGACGTGCTCCTCCCGCTCGACCAACAGGACAGGCTCGTCCGGCATAGCGGCTCCTCCCTCAGGGTTCTTCCTTTTCTCCGTGGAAGGGGATGATCAACTCGTAGACCCCGCTGTCCAGCACGGCCTTCAATGGGAAGGGCGATTTCTCGAAGACCTTGATCATCGCCTTGTTGGAGGCCAGGACGTCGGCCTTGAAGCCTTCGATTCCTCGGTTTCTCGCGATGTTGATGAGCATCTGGAACAGGTAGGTGGCGATCCCTTTGCCCTGGAATGCCTCGTCGACGACGAAGGCTACATCTGCGTAGGGCCGGTCCGGCAGCCGCACATAGCGGGCCTCTGCGATGATGGTCCCTTCGCCCGGCTCGCCGATGAGCCCGACGATGGACATGGTCTTACGGTAGTCGACGTTGACGTATTCCTGCATCTTCGCGTGGGGCATGGTTTTGATGGGAGAAAAATAGCGGTAATAGACGGCGTTGTCGGAAAACCGATAGAAGAGCCGCCGCATCTGCTCGACGTCCGAAGGCCGGATCGCGCGGAACCGGAGCACCAGGTTCCCGCCAAAGGCTTGGGTGGTAGCGAGTTCCTCCGGATACATCTTTCCGGACTCCGAGAGATACGTCTGATCCGGGTAGAGGATATGTTCCTTTTTGGCGAGGCGCACGAGCTCCGCGCGGTCGTCCGGGTGGGCGATGTCGATCAGGGCGAGGGCTCGTTCGCGGATTGTCCGGCCCGCCAGCGGGGCGGTTCCATACTCGGTCACGACGATGTCCAGGGATTCGCGGGCCGAGAACTGGTTCGGGTAGTCCCGAACCGAGGGGACGATATTGGATTCGCCGAGGAGGTTGCGGCTCGGGAGCGCCAGGATCGTCTTCCCGCCGTTCGAGAGCCACGCCCCCGAGAAGAACTCCTGCGCCTCGCCCGGCTGTGTGCCGACGTTGCCTTTGCCGCTGTGAAGGACGATGCCGCCTGTGAAGTCGACCTTCCGGCCGGGCAGCGTCACCACGAAGCGGTCGATGCTCGCGATCCGTTTGGGGTCCGCCACCACGTCGACGCCTTGAAACTCGACGAGTGGGTTGTTATCCAGCCAGCGCATCAGTTCCGCCGATCCGAGGGCGTGGGCCGCGACGGACTTCCCCTTGAAGATGCTCTTGCGCCGGTTGGTCACGGCGCCGCTCTTGACCAGATCCATCAGCGCATCGGTGAAAAAAGGGGAGTGGATCCCGAGGTTCGACTTGCGCACCAGATGGCGGGCGAGGGCCTCGTAGAGGGGGCCGATGGAAAAGGGCAGGCAGCTTCCATCCTGGATCAGCGAGGCCACGTTCGCCCCGATCTTGTCGTAGACCTCCGTGACAGGCCAGCGCGGAAAATAGAAAGGCGGGGTCGTCGCCTCCACGAGGAAATCGAAATCGTCCACGTGGACGAAGGTATCCCCGAAGGTGCGGGGGACCTGCGCGTTGATCTCGCCGACCACAAGGGATGCCTTGGCCATGGCCTGGCGGGCGACGTCCACAGCGACGCCGAGGCTCGCGTAGCCGGCTTCGTCCGGGGGCGTGATCTGGACGAAGGCCGCGTCGATCCCGATCGTGCCCGATTCGATCAGTGAAGGGACCCGCGAAAAGCGGCACGGAATCAGATCCACACGACCCGCCTTGATGGCCTCGCTGGCGACCCACCCGGCGAAAAAGGTTTTCAGCCTGAATTTGTTGGCGTACTTGTCTCCGATCGAAATCGCGTCGCCCAGGCTCACGAGCTGGATCAGTTCGAGATCCTGCAGGTTGTTGGCCTCCGAGGCCATCAGGCTCTTGACCAGTGTGCGCGGTTCAGCGACCGCCGTGCCGAGGAAAATGCTCATCCCCGGCCGGATCTTGCTCAACACCTTCTCTGGGTTGACAATCTTGCTTTTCCAGTTCTTGTTTTTCGAGCCCGGCATGGGGCCTCCTCCGTGAGGCCGTCCCAGGTTGGAGGGCCGGCGTCCATCTGCGCGTTTGCTTGTGCGGCGACCACCAGGTCCCCTCCGCGCAAACGCCCGGTTTGCTGGACTGGGCGAAAATTCCTCATTTTCAAATCGGAAACGGCGTTGCACCGGAAAATCATGTCCAGATGGAAACAAACAAAAAAATCTAACAGAATCGTCGGCCTTAGTCCACCCAAACCTTGAACGATTTGTGGGCGCGGAAAACCTCTCCGGCAAGCGCATCGGCCCTGGCCGTTCCACCCGCGAGCATACAGGCCCGGCCCGGGGGCGCGCAGAGGACCTGCAGCACCGTTTCGACGCAGCGGGAAAGGGCGCGTGGATCGTAGCCTCCTTCGAGGATGAAAAGGATCTTGGGAGCGCCCAGGGCCGATCCGAGGTTCAGGATCAGGCGGGTCAGTTCGGTGAAGGCCTCTTCGGTCAGGTGTGAGCGCCCGATGGGATCGTCTCGGTGTGCGTCGAAACCGGCATCGACCAGGATCAGCTCCGGCCGGTAACGCTCCACGATGCGGGGCAGCAGCATCTGGTAGAGGGCCACCATGTCCTCGTTTTCGAGGTCCCGCGTCAGAGGCACGTTGACGGTGTATCCTGCGCCTTCGCCTTCACCGGCCTCGTCGAAATCCCCCGAGTAGGGGTAGAGCAGCTTGTCGTGGGAAGAGAAATAGAAGACCTCGGGGTCGTCGTAGAAGAATTCGTGGATCCCGTTTCCGTGATGGATGTCCCAGTCGACGATCAGGATCTTTTTCACGCCCATGACGCGCTGCGCGTAGCGCGCCGCGATGGCGACGTTGTTGAAGATGCAGAAACCACCGGCCCGGCCCGGGAGGGCATGGTGACCGGGCGGTCGGATAAGCGCGAAGCAGTTGCCGCAGAGACCGGACCAGACGGCCTTCAGCCCCTCGATGCAGCCGCCGGCCGCAAGCCAGGCGGCGAGATACGTCTTGGCGCTTGCCGGCGTGTCGGGGGCGAGGCTCGTGAACTGGTGCTCGGCGGTCTTGAGGACCTTTTTGATATAGGCCGGCGTGTGGACGAGCTCGAGGTCGTCCATGGCGGCGGGCTGGGGTGTGATCGTGAGAAGCTTTTCCGCAAACTCCCGGTCGATCATCTCGTAGATCGCCCTCAGGCGGCTGGGGTGCTCCGGATGGGTGTGGCCCGGCAGATGATCGAGGTAACGGGGGTCGCGTATGATTCCGGTGACGGGTTGCATCATCCTCCTTTTCGGAGAGGGTGTCCAGGGCCTGATGGGTCAAAGAATTTTCCGGGAACAAGAGAGTTTCCAATCCGGAAATGAGGATTTTGGGCCAATATCAAGGCAATCAAGCGTTTGCGCGGAGGCGACCTTGTGGTCGCCGCACAAGCAAACGTGCAGATCAACGCCGAGATTGGCCCAAAAGACCATTTCAAGATGAAAACGCCTCCGTGTCCATCCCCCGAAAGGCTGTTCCGGGAACAAGAGAGTTTCCAATCCGGAAATGAGGATTTTGGGCCAATATCAAGGCGATCAAGCGTTTGCGCGGAGGCGACCTTATGGTCGCCGCACAAGCAAACGTGCAGATCAACGCCGAGATTGGCCCAAAAGACCATTTCCGGATGGAAACTACGGTAGGCCGACACGCTCCTTGATCAACGTCTCGATGACGCTCGGATCGGCGATCGTGGAGGTGTCGCCGATTTCGTCGACCCGGCCGGCGGCGATCTTCTGGAGGATGCGGCGCATGATCTTTCCGCTCCGTGTCTTCGGCAGGGCGTCCGCCCATTGCAGGACGTCGATGGTCGCGATGGGGCCGATCTCCCTGCGGACCATCTGGACCAGCTCCTTCTTCAGTTCCTCCGATTTCGGAACCCCCGTGTTGAGGGTGACGAAGGCGTAAATGCCCTGGCCTTTGACCGGGTGGGGCATGCCCACCACCGCGGCCTCGGCGACCAGGTCGTGCAGGACGAGCGCGGACTCGACTTCGGCGGTGCCGAGGCGGTGGCCCGAGACATTGATGACGTCATCGATGCGGCCGATGATCCAGAAGTACCCGTCCTGGTCCTTTTTGGCGCCGTCGCCGGTGAAATACATCCCCGGCACCTGGCTGAAATAGGTCTGGCGGAAACGCTCATGGTCGCCGTAGACCGTCCGCGCCATGCCGGGCCAGGGCTTCCGGATGC harbors:
- a CDS encoding conserved membrane hypothetical protein (Evidence 4 : Unknown function but conserved in other organisms) encodes the protein MQGLWAVYRKELSDHFSSYRFVILFALIAMVSFITSYMAGVTLRENLEGIARPKFVFLMLFNTPGALFSMLQFVAFFGPLIGLVLGFDAINRERAQGTLIKVLSQPIYRDAVINGKFLAGVTVIGVMLLSIVLIISGFGITLLGIVPGVEEILRLAVFLMLSLFYVAFWLGLAILFSILFKGIATSAMASVALWIFLSFFISLGADVAAGVAAPIEGPQGQDAEATMRHARIKELFTLTSPMVLYTDAAGTVIDPMRKTTRKMVLLGYMEQLSLSRFQNPLPLGQSLLVVFPHVTVLIAITLICFAVSYLIFMTQEIRT
- a CDS encoding Bacitracin transport ATP-binding protein BcrA (fragment), producing MEGRPIIRTEGLTKRYGGYEAVRSLSLEVREGEIFGFLGPNGAGKTTTLLMLLGLTVPTAGTVEVCGLDPVRRARAVKQLVGYLPENVGFYGDLDAVESLAYIAALNGRSPADSARLVPGLLEQVGLADAARKKVGFFSRGMRQRLGIAEVLLKEPKVLLLDEPTLGLDPDGAARLIGLIEALNRERNMTVLLSSHNLHQVQRISHRVGIMIEGGMVASGPIDALAEQTFGLGGSRYSLEEIYLKYFQEG
- a CDS encoding conserved exported hypothetical protein (Evidence 4 : Unknown function but conserved in other organisms), encoding MEGRRNRRLGWALTGMLLSLICFAGAPAPAEEKQDLPERKISVAVEYPGIVIPRGEDLSLDLIVANGGRKDEAVELTVQPPPDGWTAQLKTYRFGVRGVFVKSDSSKTVTLELEQDETLPPGEYTFTVEGRSSDGALRSTAELRVSVEGEKTERKTEGAALQTAYPVLRGPTDGRFEFSVEVESRLEEDAVFSLTAQAPENWEVNFKPAYEDKFISSLRLKARQSQSVAVEVEPAPQATPGEYPILVRVKAPGAQAETQLTVILTGTYRLEMATTNELLSLSAVKGKSANLSFYVRNSGSAPLQDIHFLSFKPENWTVEFEPGQIEILAPDELKQVEATITPGADALVGDYSLALSAEAGKLSKNLELRVTVKASVVWGWVGIGLIIVVLAGLVFLFIRLGRR
- a CDS encoding putative regulatory protein (CxxC_CxxC_SSSS) (Evidence 3 : Putative function from multiple computational evidences): MPIYEYEACDLERACARCRRAFEVLQSMKDPPLERCPACGAPVRKLVSRCRASVVEPDEGRGEVETRIKEYEQQGLWSHAAELADTHAAKAGDDALKMRAIDDYRKAGYPLETLEKHAKSETE
- a CDS encoding Enoyl-CoA hydratase/isomerase, with amino-acid sequence MPDEPVLLVEREEHVVTLCINLPSKRNFLTLECLNATEEALAGLTEDPAVRVLVLRGAGERAFSSGYNIEALRHVEQDLTGADAGETLPLEKTLQAIEQFPRPVIAMLNGDAFGGGCELAMACDIRIAAARTRMGMPPARLGLVYPYPGYRRFAAVLGLARALELFLTADTFDSRACLQMGLVHHVIPDEGFEAFTYDLARRIARNAPFSLAGTKRVLRTIAGGATLGRAEEQALQSLFHASLKRRDIAEGIAAFAEKRTPVFTGE
- a CDS encoding Acetyltransferase, GNAT family, with product MPGSKNKNWKSKIVNPEKVLSKIRPGMSIFLGTAVAEPRTLVKSLMASEANNLQDLELIQLVSLGDAISIGDKYANKFRLKTFFAGWVASEAIKAGRVDLIPCRFSRVPSLIESGTIGIDAAFVQITPPDEAGYASLGVAVDVARQAMAKASLVVGEINAQVPRTFGDTFVHVDDFDFLVEATTPPFYFPRWPVTEVYDKIGANVASLIQDGSCLPFSIGPLYEALARHLVRKSNLGIHSPFFTDALMDLVKSGAVTNRRKSIFKGKSVAAHALGSAELMRWLDNNPLVEFQGVDVVADPKRIASIDRFVVTLPGRKVDFTGGIVLHSGKGNVGTQPGEAQEFFSGAWLSNGGKTILALPSRNLLGESNIVPSVRDYPNQFSARESLDIVVTEYGTAPLAGRTIRERALALIDIAHPDDRAELVRLAKKEHILYPDQTYLSESGKMYPEELATTQAFGGNLVLRFRAIRPSDVEQMRRLFYRFSDNAVYYRYFSPIKTMPHAKMQEYVNVDYRKTMSIVGLIGEPGEGTIIAEARYVRLPDRPYADVAFVVDEAFQGKGIATYLFQMLINIARNRGIEGFKADVLASNKAMIKVFEKSPFPLKAVLDSGVYELIIPFHGEKEEP
- a CDS encoding Deacetylase, histone deacetylase/acetoin utilization protein, with protein sequence MQPVTGIIRDPRYLDHLPGHTHPEHPSRLRAIYEMIDREFAEKLLTITPQPAAMDDLELVHTPAYIKKVLKTAEHQFTSLAPDTPASAKTYLAAWLAAGGCIEGLKAVWSGLCGNCFALIRPPGHHALPGRAGGFCIFNNVAIAARYAQRVMGVKKILIVDWDIHHGNGIHEFFYDDPEVFYFSSHDKLLYPYSGDFDEAGEGEGAGYTVNVPLTRDLENEDMVALYQMLLPRIVERYRPELILVDAGFDAHRDDPIGRSHLTEEAFTELTRLILNLGSALGAPKILFILEGGYDPRALSRCVETVLQVLCAPPGRACMLAGGTARADALAGEVFRAHKSFKVWVD
- a CDS encoding hypothetical protein (Evidence 5 : Unknown function), with the protein product MSAYRSFHPEMVFWANLGVDLHVCLCGDHKVASAQTLDRLDIGPKSSFPDWKLSCSRNSLSGDGHGGVFILKWSFGPISALICTFACAATTRSPPRKRLIALILAQNPHFRIGNSLVPGKFFDPSGPGHPLRKGG
- a CDS encoding hypothetical protein (Evidence 5 : Unknown function), which produces MFPEQPFGGWTRRRFHLEMVFWANLGVDLHVCLCGDHKVASAQTLDCLDIGPKSSFPDWKLSCSRKIL